The sequence below is a genomic window from Bombus pyrosoma isolate SC7728 linkage group LG9, ASM1482585v1, whole genome shotgun sequence.
TATATCAAAACCCATACCTGGAAAAGCTAAAGCATTTGAAAGTAAACATATTAATGATTTGGACGAATGGATAGCAGAATATGCCAATCAACTACCTCCCCAGGAAACATATATCATTCCGGTAAAAAGAACATTTCCATCTTACAATTTCTGTTAAATAtcttacatttcattttatattctaataggGTGGTGGTAAAGCTTGTTCTATGCTACATTCAGCAAAAGCGATATGCAAACGTGTAGAACGAAATGTTGCATTTTTGGTTCAACATGGCTTATTAAATAAGGAAgcacaaatatatttaaacaaattacaaaacttTCTATTAACAACCTCACGAATTGCAGCAAAGTGTGATCAACgtacagaaaatatatatattcctaGAGTAGAGGTTGAAAAAAATGAGGATAACTGAATCAAGCAAAAATCTTGTAGACTATTTCCTACtgcttttattataaaaaataacataaataaccGAATACTTTACACAAATATTTcgcaataatattatttttaaatatgtttttaaagtAGGCACGttgtaaatattctataattagaaattataaatgtcAGTTACTGactatattgtattactatattattaaatgtacatagtaattgattaatatattaaagtagttgatatataaagatttaaaaaagaaaatgttaaaagtacAGTATAgtcttaaaatattatacaaagatATTTTGATGTATCGTCACGTAAAGTGGTCATGATTCATAGAATGTTTtgttaattctaaataattatatacgatttcattaaaatacatctgtctatttaattaacaaaaataaagtagatctttaaaattatattatatatacattaatagATTgctgaatagaaatttattattttgcagCAAATTTTTGTTgctatacacacacacacacacacatatatatatacatatgtatatatatatatatgtatatagtagaaaaatatttatagaaaaaagtattgtaaataaatgtacagttccaaatttaaatatgaaaataaattatatatatacaatatatatatatatataaggttAAAGATGATAACaacattcgataaaattaattatttattccaaaaCTTCATCCCCCtcaacaatttcttttaaattaagtaATTCCAATAATCCGGAACCTTTAGTTTCGGATGTTACTAATTCATTTATCTCTCTATAATGTCCAGGATCAATTAAACAAATCAAATTTAACGTTCCGTTATCCCATTCTTCTGTCTCTAATTTTGTTATTGACTTTACTATTTTATCTCTTATCTTTTTAGCCTCCTTACCTGAGGCTAAAACTCTGAGTCTCATTTGAGCTCGTTCTAATGGCATTATAGTCTGTAATTGAGGAATTACATCCAAAGCCTGCTGTTTTGCGTTTCGGTTTGGCTTtactgaaaaatgtatatccTTCATGGCTTTTTCTATCATAGTTACTGTATATGGACGTTTAGTTTCTGGATTTATACATTTGTTAGCAACAGTTGTAGCAATATCTTTAAACATAGAATCTAAAGCCAAATGCCGTTCTTTGTCAGAAACCTGAAGTTCTCCCTTTGTGAGAATCTCTTTACAAATTTCTGTCTGATCGTCCATACCAAAAGCTTTTACAAGATCTTCCTTCTTTGCTACTTGACCTTTTGAAACGTTTATAAATACTGTATGTGTTTGTAAAACTTCATCGATATCTTTCTCTCTGAAatgcaattttgttattacgattgatagaaaatttaatatgtattgTGTACATGAAAAGGGAGTAAGATATGTTATAAGGACAAAGTACGCATAGGTTAGATGACAAGAACGTACAATACGAACAATGTAACGTATGTTTTAGATTTGATCGTCTGACAAAGACTTACAGTTTATTTCTCCATGAGATAACCTTGTTCCTATAACAAGCAATTTCAAATCGCTTTCCTGCTTTCTTCATACGAACGACGGCAACGTTGGTTAATCTTATTTGATTTGTTGGTGTAAAAATTTTCGACATCtttgaacaaatataaatataatactgtCTTTTggtttaagaaatataatatacgcaatttttattttacgtgtaATGCGTTCTTCatgtattattgtatatatatcgtataaacgTTTCCAATGCGGTTTCGATCTCTCGATTTATAATCGAATCACTGAcatattcaatattcaactcCCTTTCTAATATCGATAAACTTTTGAAACATCTTAAACGTATGAGTTTACGCTACACATAGGCAAATCagttcataattaattttatgaaaataacagAACAAGCGAGCGCGAcgataacaattttttgtaaaattttatacgaaatctTCGATatcttacaaaaatatgtcgattatatattatatatattatatgtatagaaatatcttttctcaaatataattatagccataaataaatgtaaacgtagcaaatataaatttgtcattAGTTACAAGAAATGTTATAGAAAgtatggaaaataaagaattctataaatatactttgttTTATAACCTTTAAGAGAGTAATATTCAAAtgaagtataaattaattcagaaTTATATGATTACAAGAAAGATTTGAAAAGACGATCATTcgatgttttataatttataattacatgcTTATACTGTATATGCTAAAAATAAGTAACATCATTCAATGCAATCAGATTCTTAGGAAGGTACGGATTTcggtttatttataattttaattttataatttcgagGTAagtttattatactttatacttaaagaaatgaaaatttgtagtCCATGACTATGACGTCATTGTATGATAAGGAAAATCGCGGGTGTGCGCACGCCGTGGCTAGACGCATGCGTAGACTGGCCGCTACGTTAGACCGTATCGAATATGGCTGCCGCGAGCGTGATGCCGTTAGAAGTGCGTGAAAAATGATCGTTTTTCCGTGGTTCAAACGATCCGACCGTTTTTACGTGTGTGCATAGTGACAGTGAGTGTTGTCTCCAACATCTCAACAACGTGGCAGGTCCTTATCATGGCGTTGGTCACCGTGCAACGGTCTCCAAGTATATCCAATTCCCCGCAGAGTTCGGTAAGTTTTCTTGCTTCTGTGCGTCTTTGTCGATAGCTGTTGTCAATTTTTACTGGGAATgcattgttttgaaatttaccATTATCGCTGTTCGAAATACCGTGTTCCACATACATTAGAGATCGTTCGGGTCTGTTCGAACGGCCTTTCCTTATTTGGCGTATTGATAGCCAATTGAAAAAGGGAATTGTGAAAATTCCATGTTCTCTGCTCGATATACGTAGTGACGGTAAGCGAGGGAAGCTTATGGCCATAGATAAACTATGTCTGCGGTAAACAAAGAGTTGTTTTGACGTTTCCCTCCCGCGACCAAAGACTACAACGCAACACCGCACGAGTACGTCGTTAATCGTCACTTATCTAATTCGCTAGAGTCACACATGTTTGTATCATAGACTATGGTTCCTGGAAATCTATATCaattaattgtacaaaatgaCTCGTTTCATGCGTGACTTACTATCGTACCTGGTATCTTGCTATCTTTTTCAATTGTGTGCGACTACATGATTCTTTAGACGCGCCTGCAAATCTAGTTGCATTGAGATCTTTGCGTTTCGTTTCAtgagaaaaaaatagatagatttttaataaaaataagaatggaAATATAGCGAACAAATTTGTATAACACGGGCTATAGAAACCGCATAATACGAACCACATGGGTTATACCAATTCAGATACGAGGGATAAACTTTTACATCTTTTACAACTACTAAtctttctatgtatatataaaccAAACATAAACAtcgcatttaaaaaaaaaaaagtgttttTTATAGGCTAGctatttttacatatcttgGGGAGtctaaatttttactttcgatcgatcgcaTATTATTAGATGAAAAGCAGAAAAGTTATTGCTAAGGTATCGAGGGAcgataatgttaaaataaaattctcctcttgtgaatgaaatttcagttaTGATAGTGTTCAAGGgttaataatcaaaatttcaaaatatgcTTTCCCATGAGCGAAAAGAGCTGGCTTCTTAGTTTTTGTTTCGCTTTTCGAGGAATGTACCCCCGCATCGTCAGGGTttgtcgcgtcgcgtcgcaaTGCCACCGATTGTTTGTGACTTGTGCACCGGAGTCAGCAGTGGTGGCGTCGCGATGATGGTGATGGTGACTGTCTTAGTCGATTTAGAACTCGCTACGACACCGGTGCGACgaaagaaagttgaaaaagaGAGCGAAAGGAACACGTGGTTCCAGCGTATACGTATCTCCTATTCGAAAACGAGTGCCGTGACGAGTGCGTTTCCTTCCACCGGTAGAATGATTTTGCTGAAACGAGTAGAGTCTGCATTTCGCAAAATCTGCATTTTGTCAGCTTCAACGATGACCGATCACGAGCCTCCCACTGGTTTGTTCGTCCATCCTGATTTGGTTTGAAACTAATCGACGATTAGTTTCTTCCACGATGCAATCGGAAGACAACGTCACCAGAAATGCGAGCTTCTCTGCGACATTGAACAGCTGTTTgacgaaagaaaacgaaagaaaatttaattaataccttTGATAGGGATTGC
It includes:
- the LOC122570497 gene encoding corrinoid adenosyltransferase-like isoform X1; protein product: MEVVRNVWKNPVLLYKTVLRASFRNRSSSSASKVTKKENVSMRDSDLQLSSIDTDITAQNDVTFNALVSTEELLAQIGLAREFATDSKVEHPYVDKLKRVQMILFDLSHAISKPIPGKAKAFESKHINDLDEWIAEYANQLPPQETYIIPGGGKACSMLHSAKAICKRVERNVAFLVQHGLLNKEAQIYLNKLQNFLLTTSRIAAKCDQRTENIYIPRVEVEKNEDN
- the LOC122570497 gene encoding corrinoid adenosyltransferase-like isoform X2, whose product is MEVVRNVWKNPVLLYKTVLRASFRNSSSSASKVTKKENVSMRDSDLQLSSIDTDITAQNDVTFNALVSTEELLAQIGLAREFATDSKVEHPYVDKLKRVQMILFDLSHAISKPIPGKAKAFESKHINDLDEWIAEYANQLPPQETYIIPGGGKACSMLHSAKAICKRVERNVAFLVQHGLLNKEAQIYLNKLQNFLLTTSRIAAKCDQRTENIYIPRVEVEKNEDN
- the LOC122570497 gene encoding corrinoid adenosyltransferase-like isoform X3, whose protein sequence is MRDSDLQLSSIDTDITAQNDVTFNALVSTEELLAQIGLAREFATDSKVEHPYVDKLKRVQMILFDLSHAISKPIPGKAKAFESKHINDLDEWIAEYANQLPPQETYIIPGGGKACSMLHSAKAICKRVERNVAFLVQHGLLNKEAQIYLNKLQNFLLTTSRIAAKCDQRTENIYIPRVEVEKNEDN
- the LOC122570480 gene encoding ribosome maturation protein SBDS; translation: MSKIFTPTNQIRLTNVAVVRMKKAGKRFEIACYRNKVISWRNKLEKDIDEVLQTHTVFINVSKGQVAKKEDLVKAFGMDDQTEICKEILTKGELQVSDKERHLALDSMFKDIATTVANKCINPETKRPYTVTMIEKAMKDIHFSVKPNRNAKQQALDVIPQLQTIMPLERAQMRLRVLASGKEAKKIRDKIVKSITKLETEEWDNGTLNLICLIDPGHYREINELVTSETKGSGLLELLNLKEIVEGDEVLE